CGAGAGCGGCGGGGCTTCAGGGTCTTTGGGTTGTTCGGTTCAGAGGGACGCGAGGACCCGCACAAGGCCATCTTCAGCGAATGTGCCCGTGATCTCCGACGCCACGGCCCGAAGCTCTTTGGGAGCATGACCCATAGCCACCCCGCGCCCGAACTGCCCTGCCCATTGCAGGAACTCGATGTCATTGAAGCCGTCGCCGACAGCGAGGACGCGGTCGCGGCCGAAATCGAGCACCGCCCGAACCTTCTCCGCTGCCACCGCCTTGGTGATGCCTTCCGCGGCGATATCAAGCCAGGCCGTCCAGCCGAGCGAGAACGTCACTCCCTTAAGGTCCATCCGTTCGACGCTCACCCTGAACTCGGAGACATCGTGATCAGGGAGGACCGCGATTACTCGGACCGCCCGACCATCGAGCAAGGTCTCGAACGGCACGATGACCTGGTCCTCGGCGGCCCCGGTCGTCGCGGGCGGGAATGGATGCGTATACCGGTAGGTGCCGGCCTCGTCCTCTACGGCGATGTGCGCTTCTGGCAGATGCGCGCGGATCGCCTCCAACACTGCCGCGGTCTGGAAACCCGCCGCGTGGAGTCGGTGATACCCGCTCGTCGCTGCAGTATCCCGCTGCAGGATCACGGCGCCGTTTGAGCAGACGAGGTACTCCGGCCACACTCCGATTCGGTCGAGCACGGGCAGAGTCGTTGCCGCCGACCGACCCGTAGCGATGAGCAGGTGGTGACCCACCCGTTCGATGCGTCGAAGTTGAGTCACCACCGCCGGGCTTGCCTCCTCTGTCTCGCCAATCGTGGTGCCGTCCAGATCGATCGCGACAAGCCAGGCACCCTGAGCGACGCTGCCCGGTTCCTTCATGACATCGCTCGGGCGATCGTCGGGCATGCCCGCACGCGCCACGTCGGGCGGCTCTGCGAATTCATTGCCGCTGCCGTTGCCTCGGATGGCATAGAGAGACTCCTGATCGTTTGGTGATGGACTGCGAACTCAGATAACGCGAGTTTCTGTAGACGGCTGGACCCAGTCTCCATTGACCGCGTCGCGGGGTCATCCAGGTCGAGGAGACGGTTCGAGCTTGCGCAATACCTGCGCCATAGCCGTCTCCCCTTCGACGTAGCTGGCATGAGGCCACACAGAGTCGGTGTAGCCGACGGCAGAGCGCCTCTGACCATTGCATCTCGCCGATCCGTCGCTACTGTCCTGGTTGACGGGTAAAGCATGCCCCGAGCGGGGCTGCGCTGTCGTATGCCAGCGCAGGCTCCGACCTTCCTTCGTCGATGTAAGTCAGTCGGTGATGGTCACCACTGCGCTGGGAGCGTCAAGGAGTGCAACGGTGCGCTCGGCGGCGCGGTCGATCTCCACGCGCGGCTCGGCGGGGATGCCACTCTCGTTGTATGTGCCGGGCCCGTAAAACTGCCCGTAGCTGAGCAGGACACCGCCCTCGGCGAGGACGGTGGCCTCGAGCTGCTTCACTGCGCGGGCGTCGGGCCCGTCGGGCAGCTCCCAGGCCACGGTCTGCGCGAGGATCTTCGGTGAACCGCTCGCGCGGGCCGCATCGATGATGTTCTGATTGCCCTCGGTGCGGATCCGGGCGTTCAGGTCACCGAATTCCGCGATCCTGTTCACATCGTCGGGCAGATCGGTGAGCTCATTGAGTATGAAGTCTGGCTTGAATTCGACGACGGCGGCGATGAGCGCGTCACGGTCAAAGACGTCGACGAGGAGCGGCTGGGCGCCGAGCTCCTTGAGCCGATCTGTCTTGTTCGCCGATCGCGTCATGCCTGCCACTGTGTGGCCTGCGGCGACGAGCAGCGGGATCAGACGTTGGCCGATGACTCCGGATGCTCCGGCTAGAAAAATTCTGGACATCGTGTTCTCCGTTTCTATGTTGGTAGAGCTGATAGCCGCTCAGGCGCGGCGTGTGAGTCGTGCTTGAGCGACGAGGCTCAACAGAGCCAAGAGGATCGTGAGGGCGGTATAACAGACCACGGCGGGGATCTCTCCGAGTGGTTCGACGAGCTGCCCTTCGCTCACGATGGGGAGACCGAATGCGAGGTAGGACACCACGTAGATCGATGCGACGATCCCGGCGCGTTGATGCGATGTGACCAGGGGGATGAGCAACTGAAGGGCGGCGGTGAAGGACGCACCGAAACCGATGCCGGCGACGGCCTGTCCGAGGATCATGATCGTCAGGCTCCCCGCGAAGACCCCGCCGATGATCCCCGCGGCGCCGACGATAGACGCGTAGATGCCGATGAGCATCGCCCGGCGCGAGGGCACTTTGGCGAAGACGAGCCCGATCCCGGCCGCCATCGCCGGCGCCACGAATCCAGCGAACCCGCCCAGGAATGGGCTGTCGAGATAGAAGATACTGCGCACCATGTTCGGCGCTAGGCCCCCTGAGAGACCGGCCAGCATCCAGACTGCCGCAACCACTGGGGCCGCTGCGTAGAACTCTTTGCGAGCTGACGACGGGATCGAGACCCGCGGGGTTAATGATCGACGCCATCCTGGGCTGCAGGTCACCGTTTCAGGCGAAGCGATCACGGTAACGCCCCCGAGGATCGTCAGCACGATCAGCACGACGAACACGATGGTGTTCGCTGCCGGGGTCAGCTGTATCGCAAGCCCCGCCAGGAGTGACCCCAAAGCGAGTCCTCCCGTGAGACCGATGCTGCCAAGCACGGTGCCAATTCTCTTCCTGCCCGCGGGGGCGAACTCGACCAGCGTCGCCGTGAACGCGGAAGTGGCGGCGCCGCCGGCAATTCCCTGGACGATTCGCCCAGCGATGACCCAGGTGACGTCCGTACCCACCAGGAACAGGACACTCGAGGCGAGTTGCACGATCAGGGCACCGATCAGCACAGGGCGCCGCCCGATGTAATCCGAGAGGGATCCGAGGATAAGTGCAGCGGCAAGAAACCCGATCGCGTAAACCGCGAATGCCACGTTGATCATCTCGGGTGGGAAGCCCCACTGCTGCTTGTACGCCACAAGAAGAGGCGTCAGCGCACCAGCAGCAAGATACATGCTGGCGAACGCGACGGCGGCGCCCGTCATCGCAAGGCCGCCAGGCAAAGCGCGAGGCCTCGGTACGACGCCAGATGGGGCCGCGGTTTGAGTAGAAAGCACGAAAGCTCCTTGTAAGGAGAGGAATGCGGCCGATGTGGATTTCCGACCGCTGTAATTCCACGCTAGTGAGAAACGGTCTACATGTTTAGTCCACTTTTGGGTCAATTGGGCAGACCAATTTGCCTGACGCGGATCAGAACGACAAAATCGCGGCACCCGCCTCAGACCATTGGTCGGGAACCATGGCGGATGCAACCGCGAACCCAAGGTCGAGTGCGTTCGGTTCACCGTCGTCTAGGTCCCCGCGTGCTCTGCGGTAGCACGCTCGAGTGCCTCCGCCCGACCAGGGACGGCGCCCTTCCGGTGCTGTCCTCTGCCTGCGCTACGTTTCCAGGCAACAGGTGAGAAGTCGACGGCCGCATACCGCTCGAGGTGTCCTTTTGCAGATCGCTTTTTGTCCGTCTGGCAAGAGAGCTGATCCGCTGGACTACGGCAGAATGCTGCGGAGCGTCCTCAACGCTCCGGGCCAGGCGCTGTCGGATACAGCCGAGAAGTTGACGACCAACGCATCGCTCCACGGCTGATGTACATCGACCGACGGGTGACGGAACTCCCCGAGGCCACCGACGATCAACCCTTGTCGTGCGGCCGCTTGGAGGACCCGTGCCTCCGTACCCTTGGGAAGGGTCAGGACGGCCTGCAACCCTGCCGCCATGCCTGCGACCCGAACATTGGAGGCGCTCTCTTCGATGGCCTCGATGAGTTCATCGCGGCGGCGACGATAGTTTTGCCGTCTGCCCCGAACATGTCGGTCGAAGGCGCCGGACTTCATAAACTCGGTAAAGATCAGCTGGTCCAGCACGCTCACCGTATCGACCCGCCCTTTGGCCTCCGTGACCGCACTGAGGAGGTACTCAGGTACGACCATCCACGCTAGTCTCAGCGCCGGCGCGATGGATTTGCTAGCGGTTCCGAAGTAGACGACGTGATCGGGATCCAGGCCCTGCAGCGCACCGACGGGTTTGCGGTCATAGCGGAACTCCCCGTCGTAGTCATCTTCGAGGATCATTCCGCCGCTGCGGCGCGCCCAGTCCAGAACCGCGCTCCGGCGGTCGGTGGACAATGCGAAACCCGTCGGGAACTGATGCGCCGGCGTCAGCAGTACCGCATTCACTCCCGCCAGGTAGGTGAGGTCCTGTACCCGTGCACCGTTCTCATCGACTCGCAGTGGCGGGATGTTCATTTCTTCGTCTCTGAGCACCGCTCGATAGATGTCGAGGCCGTAGCCTTCGACGGCCACGGTGTCAATCGCATGCGCCTTGAGCGCCCGCGCGATCACGGACAGACCGTGGTGGAAGCCTGAGGTGATGACGATCTGTCCGGGGTCGGCATACACTCCGCGAACTCGGGACAGATAGTCGGAGAGAGTCTTGCGTAGCTCCCACCATCCGAGAGGATCGCCGTATCCGAAGGCAGTGTGCGGCGCCGCTGCGAATGCGCGTCGGGCTGCCGCTAGCCATGGTGCGCGGGGGAACTCCGCATAGTCCGCCACTCCCGGGCCGAGCCCGTGTGCGGATGGGCGTCGTGACCCGGTCCGACCATTCTGCGCGGGGTTACGAAGCGGTTTCGCTCGTTCCGCCACGCGTGTTCCTGATCCGTGCCGCGCGGTCAGCCAACCTTCTTCGATCAACGCGGTGTAGCACTCCGTGACCGTGCTCCGCGCGATGCCAAGGTCATCGGCCAATGCTCTGGAAGCTGGCAGCCTGGTACCCGGTACGAGCCTCCCTGAGCGAACCGCCGCGCGTAGGGCATCGGTCAGCCCTTCGCGCAATCGGGGGCCGTGAAGCTCGAGATGAAGGTCGACGCCGACCCTGGGAAGGACTTCGGTCCGCACAGTGGTCTGCGGTTTCGTCATGTTTTTGGACCCTACTCGCACTCCTCATAGTTCATCGCGCTCAACACAGGACAATCCAAAACCACCCTGGAGTCCCGGACCTTTCGCTCAGGACGCGTTGAGCGTTTCGCCGCGCTGTCATTGGCTTCCGATGCGCTGCGGGTCTTGATTCGCCGTCGATGCCCCAGCGGCGAAGGGTTTGCGCGCAGCAGGCTGCGCCACATGCACTGGGGCCCCGCAACCACGAATGGTTGCGGGGCCCCGCGGCACCTCTACCGGATGCTCGAAGAGTAGATCCCCATCTAATCTTTGGCCGAGCCTCGCACGGTATCGATGCGGCTCCCCCCCGGAGTCCCAAATCGATGCGTGCTCGCTTATCTAATACCAATCTGCTGGCCAGGGGTAGTAGAACGCAATAACTGATTGGCTGCCCGGCAACTAACCACAAACCACACACCACATGCACCATCCGCTACATCGTGTGCCGTTCCGCCGCCCATCCATGAGCACCGAGAAGATCAACGCCAGCTACCAGACCGGCGTTCTAACCCTCACGATCCCGGTCGCCGAAAAGGCCAAGCCCCGCAAAATCGAGATCAGCAGCAACAGCGACCGGGAGGCCATCAACGCCTAGCCGCGCCAGCACCTGGCGACCAGCAGATCGACGGGCAGGTGAGGATCATGCAGACCACCACCGACCACCGCTACTGGTGCAGGGACGACGCGGACGCGCAGCAGACCCTGGTGCTGCTGCGCGAGGATCGGCAGTGGCTACGCGAGCAGTTCGACTCGATCATCGCCGCCGAATGGCCAGCGCAGCCCCCGGACCCGCCATCGACCCGCGTCGCGGTCGCGCCTACTCCCGGCGCCGACCGGGTCCGTGCCACTACCGCCACCGCTCGCGCGGGACTGCCGCGGGCCCACGCGCCCGGGACCGATGGCTGGGCCCGGCCACGCTCACCACCTGGCCGGGCCTACCGCGACGCCCACCAGGCTCGTCACTATTGCTACCGGTGAGAGAGTCACTATTGCTACCGGTGAGAGAAAGGAAGGTGATCGGCATCGGCATCACGACTACCACGAGGTGACTGCTCGCTCCGCCCGCACGAATGACACCAAAAGGTGACGTCCCCTCGAGTGGTGTAGTTCCAGGCCTTGTCTTCGATGAGGCGAGCCATCGTGCGATGGTCAGTGAGAACGCTCTAAGTACTCACGAGAGGACACAACACACGATGGCTCTTGATCAGTCTGCCCTGCTTGCCCTGTTGGCTCAACTGAAGCTGACCGATGTTTCTGATCGGATCCAGTCAGTAACCGAAACGCTCTATCAGGAACTGATCGATGCTGAGGCCGCGAGCGTGATCGGCGCCGATAAGTATGAACGCACCGCTGATCGCACCACCGTCCGCAACGGCACCCGCGCCAGGACATTGAGCACTACCGCCGGCGACCTGGAACTGAAGATCCCCAAACTACGCCGGGGCAGTTTCTTCCCGTCCCTGCTAGAGCGCCGCCGGCGGGTCGACCAAGCACTGTTCGCGGTCGTGATGGAGGCCTATCTGCATGGCATCTCCACCCGAAAGGTCGATGATCTGGTTAAAGCTCTCGGAGCTGATTCGGGGATTTCGAAGTCTGAAGTGTCCCGGATCTGCGCTGATCTGGACCTGGAGGTCGGCGCGTTCACCGGCCGCGATCTGGGGGCGATGGGGTTCCCTTACGTGTTCCTTGATGCGACGTACTGCAAAGCTCGCGTCAATCACCGGGTCGTGTCCCAGGCGATCGTGGTCGCGGTCGGTATCGCCGCGGACGGTCGCCGTGAGGTCCTGGGGTTTGACGTCGGGGACACCGAGAACGAAGCGTTCTGGACCGAGTTCCTGCGGTCGCTGAAATCCCGCGGTCTCGGCGGGGTCCAGCTGGTGATGTCTGATGCTCACACCGGCCTGAAGAACGCTATTGCCGCGGTGTTGCAGGGCTCGGGCTGGCAACGGTGCCGTGTTCATTTCATGCGCAATGTCTTGTCGGTCGTTTCCAAGGGCACTCAGGAGATGGTCGCGTCGATTATTCGTACGATCTTCGCTCAACCCGATGCCCCGCACGTGCGGTCCCAGTTCGATGAGGTCTCCCGGATGCTTGCGCGGTCGCATCCTAAAGTCGCGGGCATGCTCGATGAGGCGAAGGAAGATCTGCTGGCGTTCACCGGTTTCCCGCACAAACACTGGCGTCAGATCTGGTCAACGAACCCGCTGGAGCGGGTCAACAAGGAGATCAAACGCCGCACCGACGTCGTCGGTGTCTTCCCGAACCCCGCAGCCCTGCTCCGGCTGGCCGGCGCTGTCCTGCTCGAGCAGCACGACGAGTGGGAAGCCGGCGACCGACGCTACTTCTCAACCGCGTCCATGGCCGAACTCGCCGCCATGAACAACCCCGAGAAGGAGGTCGAAGTCATGCCCGAAATCAGCGCGGCATAATCTGAAACCACTGACCCGCACGGTGTCGAGAAACTCCACCACTCAGCGGGACGTCACCCACCAAAAGAAGCGTCTGACGACCACCATGCGACGCACACGCCGGTTGGCGTACCTCCCCACGGGCCGGGGAGCAGCCCTCCTCAACTCCACGCCGAAGACCAACCCCACGCGGGGGACACCCGGTCGCTTACAACAGGATGCAGTACGCCGAGAATCGACGTTACGTAAGGTAGACCTTGGCGAATCGCATCTGATGCACGATCCGGAACCACTACTCTTGCGGTCTGTTCTTGTCAAAATATGGCGATGACGAGCGTCAACATGCAAAACGTACGTTCGACACACGCCTAAAGCATGCCCACCTGCGGGCCGGGGTCAAGGTGTCAGCCGCAAGCCCCAGCGCGCAGCCGCTGAAGTAGCGGCTATTGACGTCCCCTGACGGGCATCCTAGGGCTTCCGCCGGGCTTTCAAGCCGGTGACTTCCTCGAAGCCCTCGGGAGTGCCGCACTTCTTGGTGAGGTATTTGACGTACCCCTTCGTATAGCGATACCAGCCGGTCGGTTCGTCATAGACGCACCAGTCGGGGTTAGTGTGGTCGGGATCGGGCGCTCCCCGACCGGGGCGGGCATTCAATCGCTTATACGCAGCGGTGAAATGATTGGCGTTAAAGCGATACGGCAAGCCCGCCTGGACCTCGTCGGTCGCTGCCTTGCCGGAGAGCATGCCCATGCCGGATATGGGCTGTCGCCGGTCGCGGATGATGACTTGCCCTTTATGGCCCATCCGTTCTACCGCCGCCTTCTCGTCGTCGGTCATGTCGTTGAGATGCGTGAACTGGATTGCTACGGCGTCAGGATCCTTGGGGGCAAGCTCAACGGTGGCTCGGAGCCTAAACTCAAAGCGCGAATCATTGGTTACCTTGTCGCCAAGATCAGTGAAGTAATCAGTGAGGAGCCCATTCAGATCTGTTGGCAGGGTCTTTCGAAACTGACGAAGTGCATGTTCGCCCTGCGAGGTGAACGTTCCGACAAACAGTGGAACGCGTAGGCGCAGAGCCAACGAGCGGTCCGCACCGAATCCCGCGGTTAGCTCGGTCTCGTAATTGATCAGCAGCGCATGGGAGTGGCCGGCCAGGTTGAGCATCAGCGCGGCATCCGCGTGCGCGTGACGATGCTCGAGCCGATTCCGCAACCGAATGAAGAGACGTAGGTTTGCCGCCATGGGGTCTGTGGGATCCGTCCAGCGCTCCTTAGCGCATCGTTCAAGTTCCCATAACTTCGGTTCGCCGTCGACGCGAAGTAGCCGCTTCTTGTAACGGTCATCCCAGTAGCGGTAGTCGACTCCGTCGCGGATGAACTCGGCGTGTAACAGATACAGCCAGGCCAGGTGCATATGGACGACAAACCCCTCAAAGGAGCGGGTCTCAGCCGGATCGTTATAGAGCCGTACAGCCAAACACACTTCCTCGATGCTGGCGTCGAGCGTCGCTTGCCAGCGCGGTGGCCGGGCCATCAGAAAACCGCCACACGCGGCGATGCTACGCAAGTCACGCAGCGATCCTGGGGTTTAGGTACGGCGCGAAGATCACGTTAGACGGCCTTAGGTTCGCTGGACTACTGCCAGCGTCTCGAACCGCGTGGACCTGCGCTCCAGCTCGGCTTCTCCTAGATCAAGCGTCGTGGCGTCCTCGTCGATTCTGTCCAGGACTTCGATAGCCGAGGCGGCGACCGCACGACCCAACAATGGCGGAACCGCGTTGCCGATCTGCTTAAGCATCTGCCACTCGCTCGTGTAAAACACGAAGCCGTCGTGGAACGACTGCAATCGGCCGGCCTCCCGCACGGTGATCCAACGCTCGAACTTTGGGTGAACCCACTCGGACAGATCGCGGTGCATCTGAGCCAGAATTGTGTAAGCGGGACGATCGACCGGCAAGCGGCGCCACTTCTCTGGCCGCAGCCCGTCCCAGACATCTTTGGGCAGGCTGTCGCCTTTGGCTCCAGGCTCAAGGAGGGCGATGAGCGCTTTTCTCCGCGCCCGTATCTCCTTCGTGTGGTGGTTGCTAAGCATGCGCCGCTCAACACCTTGAGCCGCTACCTTGTCAACAGCCGTATATCGCTCACCGTCGCGGTCCAGACGCATCTCATCTAGAAAAGGCGACTTGGCGCTCGAGCGTGGGTAAGTAAGATTCTCGTAATGGATAGCAGTCCGCTCGGGCAAGTCACGGATTGCCGCCCACGCTGTCGGGGCAGGACGTTCCTGTTCCTTGAGGAACTTCGCGATCAGGTCTTCGGCTGTTCCGCCGGCATCCTCGCCATCGCGGATTCCGAAGAAAATTGCGCGACGGCGGACCTGTGGCACCCCGTAATCCGCGGCCGATACGACCGTCACGCCTGAGTTCGTGTATCCAGCGGCAGCAAAGGCTTCGAGAACCTCGCGTTTAAACCTCCCCTTGGCAAGCAACAGCATGTTAGGGACATTCTCCATAAGAAAAACCTTGGGCCGAAGTTGCTTCAGCACGCGGATGTACTGCAAGTACAACTCGTTACGCGGGTCGTCAAGGATGCGAGTTCCGATCTGGCTGTATCCCTGACACGGAGGCCCCCCGAAGAGAAGGTCCACTTCGGCATCCTTTAAGTGCCCGAAACGCTTGGACTCATCGTCGGTCCAGTCGGCGTGCGAATCGTTAAGGAACGCGTGAATGTCGCCTTCGAAGAGTGGCACTTCCGGGAAATTCTCACGGTAGGTGGATGATGCAAAACGATCGATCTCAACGGCCGCCTGCACGTCGAACCCCGCGAGGCGAACACCCTCGCAGAAGCCTCCGCACCCCGAAAATAGTGATACCGCCGTGCGCTTTGCCACACTTTGCTCCTTTGGTTCGCGCTGCTGTGCTGTGACCATAGCCGCGAAGTACGACAGAGTAAGGGACCACCGGCGAATGTGACTAATAGTCTACATATTGTGTTCGCGCGCGAATCTAGTGTCCTAACGATGTGACTTATAGTCCGTGGTCTTATCGTCCACAAATGCCTAGTGTCGCGAGCGTGCCACGGGATGAGATGACGACGCGCTTCGGCCTGATCGTTCGGCGGCATCGGATGAGCACGGGGCTTTCCCAGGAGGGACTTGCGGGAGCGGCCGGACTTGACAGGACCTACATCAGCAGCCTGGAGCGGGGGCGGCGAAACCCCACCCTCATGACGCAGCAGCGTTTGGCTGACGCCCTGGGATGCACACTCTCATCCCTTATCCACGAGGCGGAGGAGTTGTAGTGCCTTTCAGATTCAGCCAGGTTGCCACCAACGCGCTGTCCCCCGAGGACCGGTGCATCCAGGACCTCCGGGATGCGCCAATTCGAAACCGGAAGACCCAGTTCCGCCTCCTCCAACAGAACATGCTGGCCTATACATTCGGCGCCGCCCTTCCCGGATGGGGGTCGTCCGGACTCAACGCGATGCCCTTCCAGGAGGTCGTACGTCAGCCAATTGCCAACGCTCGAGCAGAGGGCGACTACCTCTATGGCTCCGACTTCACGCTCGACAGCAACGCCATTGCGAAGGTCACTGGAGACATTTACGAGACCCTCACGAGCGCTATCCTCTGGGATGCGGCGGCCTATTGGAACTCGTTCATGGCCACGGGCAACTGGCCAACGCCTCGACGCTATGCACGACCCTCAGTCGGGAGGTCGGAACGCCGACAGGTCGGCATCGTCAACCTGCCGCGCCGTTACGATTGGGTCCGGCTACTCGAACCGAACGCAAAGGCGCGGATCGCAGTACTGCGTGACAAACTTGCAGAGAACAACCTATCTATGCCGACCTCAACTCCGGACATTGCCGTAGTGGTGTTGCCCGATGAAGTGCGCAAGGACGATATCTGGCGTACTCCTTTTCTGAATCTCGACCGCGGCTCCCAAGGAACGCTCTCGACTGCCCATACGCGGCTCGCGGACTCGGTCGAACCCGGAGAGATCATCCTCGCGATGGCGCTGAAAAGTAGCCTGCGCTCAGACCGCCTGTACCAGCCGCTGTACGAGGCCAACGTGATGCAGTTACTCCTCGAAAGGCACCTCGGAGCGCCACGAGTTGAATTTGAGGTACACGCCTTAACCGCGGAGGGAACAGGCGCTACTGCGATATACACAGCCGCGTCACTTCACTCCGCTGGAGAGCCTACGGCGCACCGTGCCGTCCGGGAGCTCTACGAGCCCGCTAACGCGACGCAAATAGTGCAGCGGTTCTTCGCCTTCCTGAATCAACGCATGGCAACAGTGAGCGCTTGAGAGTCAACCCTGCCTTCCCCAGCCCGCTCGAGCCAGCGCTTGGATGACCTTCTGAGCACACGCCCCCACCGATGCTTTGACCTCCTGGTCCCAGACCCTCACAACGACCCACCCTTCCGCTGCGAGAGCAATGTTGGCCGCGCGGTCGCGCCGCCTGGTTTTATCAATTTTCACGCGCCAATACTCTGTAGAACGATCAGGGTGAAAGTGGTCAGGATGTCCATGCCAGAACACTCCATCGACGAATACTGCGACTCTCCATCTGGTGAAGGCGATATCTGGCCGACCCGGTAGCGAACGCAGATGAAGCCGGTAGCCCGTCGCGCCTGCGGCACGCAGGGCCGACCGCAGCGCAAGCTCTGGCTTCGTATCCTTGGACCTGATCGCCGCCATCACTCGAGAGCGTCCGTCTGGGGTGAGATGATCAGCCATCAGCCCATTGTTGCCGCCATCTGTCGGGTGTGGCTGGCATGCTTGGTTACATGCGGTTCACTCTCGACGCCCTACCCGATCGGTCCTGGCAAGCTCTCGCGTT
This genomic interval from Antricoccus suffuscus contains the following:
- a CDS encoding NAD-dependent epimerase/dehydratase family protein is translated as MSRIFLAGASGVIGQRLIPLLVAAGHTVAGMTRSANKTDRLKELGAQPLLVDVFDRDALIAAVVEFKPDFILNELTDLPDDVNRIAEFGDLNARIRTEGNQNIIDAARASGSPKILAQTVAWELPDGPDARAVKQLEATVLAEGGVLLSYGQFYGPGTYNESGIPAEPRVEIDRAAERTVALLDAPSAVVTITD
- a CDS encoding Hsp20/alpha crystallin family protein, with product MSTEKINASYQTGVLTLTIPVAEKAKPRKIEISSNSDREAINA
- a CDS encoding DUF3644 domain-containing protein, whose protein sequence is MRSIAACGGFLMARPPRWQATLDASIEEVCLAVRLYNDPAETRSFEGFVVHMHLAWLYLLHAEFIRDGVDYRYWDDRYKKRLLRVDGEPKLWELERCAKERWTDPTDPMAANLRLFIRLRNRLEHRHAHADAALMLNLAGHSHALLINYETELTAGFGADRSLALRLRVPLFVGTFTSQGEHALRQFRKTLPTDLNGLLTDYFTDLGDKVTNDSRFEFRLRATVELAPKDPDAVAIQFTHLNDMTDDEKAAVERMGHKGQVIIRDRRQPISGMGMLSGKAATDEVQAGLPYRFNANHFTAAYKRLNARPGRGAPDPDHTNPDWCVYDEPTGWYRYTKGYVKYLTKKCGTPEGFEEVTGLKARRKP
- a CDS encoding DNA cytosine methyltransferase; protein product: MAKRTAVSLFSGCGGFCEGVRLAGFDVQAAVEIDRFASSTYRENFPEVPLFEGDIHAFLNDSHADWTDDESKRFGHLKDAEVDLLFGGPPCQGYSQIGTRILDDPRNELYLQYIRVLKQLRPKVFLMENVPNMLLLAKGRFKREVLEAFAAAGYTNSGVTVVSAADYGVPQVRRRAIFFGIRDGEDAGGTAEDLIAKFLKEQERPAPTAWAAIRDLPERTAIHYENLTYPRSSAKSPFLDEMRLDRDGERYTAVDKVAAQGVERRMLSNHHTKEIRARRKALIALLEPGAKGDSLPKDVWDGLRPEKWRRLPVDRPAYTILAQMHRDLSEWVHPKFERWITVREAGRLQSFHDGFVFYTSEWQMLKQIGNAVPPLLGRAVAASAIEVLDRIDEDATTLDLGEAELERRSTRFETLAVVQRT
- a CDS encoding MFS transporter; this translates as MLSTQTAAPSGVVPRPRALPGGLAMTGAAVAFASMYLAAGALTPLLVAYKQQWGFPPEMINVAFAVYAIGFLAAALILGSLSDYIGRRPVLIGALIVQLASSVLFLVGTDVTWVIAGRIVQGIAGGAATSAFTATLVEFAPAGRKRIGTVLGSIGLTGGLALGSLLAGLAIQLTPAANTIVFVVLIVLTILGGVTVIASPETVTCSPGWRRSLTPRVSIPSSARKEFYAAAPVVAAVWMLAGLSGGLAPNMVRSIFYLDSPFLGGFAGFVAPAMAAGIGLVFAKVPSRRAMLIGIYASIVGAAGIIGGVFAGSLTIMILGQAVAGIGFGASFTAALQLLIPLVTSHQRAGIVASIYVVSYLAFGLPIVSEGQLVEPLGEIPAVVCYTALTILLALLSLVAQARLTRRA
- a CDS encoding IS256 family transposase, whose translation is MALDQSALLALLAQLKLTDVSDRIQSVTETLYQELIDAEAASVIGADKYERTADRTTVRNGTRARTLSTTAGDLELKIPKLRRGSFFPSLLERRRRVDQALFAVVMEAYLHGISTRKVDDLVKALGADSGISKSEVSRICADLDLEVGAFTGRDLGAMGFPYVFLDATYCKARVNHRVVSQAIVVAVGIAADGRREVLGFDVGDTENEAFWTEFLRSLKSRGLGGVQLVMSDAHTGLKNAIAAVLQGSGWQRCRVHFMRNVLSVVSKGTQEMVASIIRTIFAQPDAPHVRSQFDEVSRMLARSHPKVAGMLDEAKEDLLAFTGFPHKHWRQIWSTNPLERVNKEIKRRTDVVGVFPNPAALLRLAGAVLLEQHDEWEAGDRRYFSTASMAELAAMNNPEKEVEVMPEISAA
- a CDS encoding PLP-dependent aminotransferase family protein, producing the protein MTKPQTTVRTEVLPRVGVDLHLELHGPRLREGLTDALRAAVRSGRLVPGTRLPASRALADDLGIARSTVTECYTALIEEGWLTARHGSGTRVAERAKPLRNPAQNGRTGSRRPSAHGLGPGVADYAEFPRAPWLAAARRAFAAAPHTAFGYGDPLGWWELRKTLSDYLSRVRGVYADPGQIVITSGFHHGLSVIARALKAHAIDTVAVEGYGLDIYRAVLRDEEMNIPPLRVDENGARVQDLTYLAGVNAVLLTPAHQFPTGFALSTDRRSAVLDWARRSGGMILEDDYDGEFRYDRKPVGALQGLDPDHVVYFGTASKSIAPALRLAWMVVPEYLLSAVTEAKGRVDTVSVLDQLIFTEFMKSGAFDRHVRGRRQNYRRRRDELIEAIEESASNVRVAGMAAGLQAVLTLPKGTEARVLQAAARQGLIVGGLGEFRHPSVDVHQPWSDALVVNFSAVSDSAWPGALRTLRSILP
- a CDS encoding helix-turn-helix domain-containing protein, encoding MTTRFGLIVRRHRMSTGLSQEGLAGAAGLDRTYISSLERGRRNPTLMTQQRLADALGCTLSSLIHEAEEL
- a CDS encoding Cfr10I/Bse634I family restriction endonuclease is translated as MPFRFSQVATNALSPEDRCIQDLRDAPIRNRKTQFRLLQQNMLAYTFGAALPGWGSSGLNAMPFQEVVRQPIANARAEGDYLYGSDFTLDSNAIAKVTGDIYETLTSAILWDAAAYWNSFMATGNWPTPRRYARPSVGRSERRQVGIVNLPRRYDWVRLLEPNAKARIAVLRDKLAENNLSMPTSTPDIAVVVLPDEVRKDDIWRTPFLNLDRGSQGTLSTAHTRLADSVEPGEIILAMALKSSLRSDRLYQPLYEANVMQLLLERHLGAPRVEFEVHALTAEGTGATAIYTAASLHSAGEPTAHRAVRELYEPANATQIVQRFFAFLNQRMATVSA
- a CDS encoding HAD family hydrolase, coding for MPDDRPSDVMKEPGSVAQGAWLVAIDLDGTTIGETEEASPAVVTQLRRIERVGHHLLIATGRSAATTLPVLDRIGVWPEYLVCSNGAVILQRDTAATSGYHRLHAAGFQTAAVLEAIRAHLPEAHIAVEDEAGTYRYTHPFPPATTGAAEDQVIVPFETLLDGRAVRVIAVLPDHDVSEFRVSVERMDLKGVTFSLGWTAWLDIAAEGITKAVAAEKVRAVLDFGRDRVLAVGDGFNDIEFLQWAGQFGRGVAMGHAPKELRAVASEITGTFAEDGLVRVLASL